A window of the Hordeum vulgare subsp. vulgare chromosome 5H, MorexV3_pseudomolecules_assembly, whole genome shotgun sequence genome harbors these coding sequences:
- the LOC123399757 gene encoding beta-ureidopropionase isoform X1, protein MESSNGKPPQGEEEGKAAGSIGGYESLHRLLESNLSPELFKEASRLLLGLNCAHPLEPISLPGATTDLAQAHSFDVQLLVSQAFRFNADKEHMRQPRIVRVGLIQNSIAVPTTCHFADQKKSIMEKVKPIIDAAGASGVNILCLQEAWTMPFAFCTREKRWCEFAEPVDGESTQFLQELAQKYNMVIVSPILERDINHGETIWNTVVVIGNNGNIIGIHRKNHIPRVGDFNESTYYMEGNTGHPVFETAYGKIAVNICYGRHHPLNWLAFGLNGAEIVFNPSATVGELSEPMWPIEARNAAIANSYFVGSINRVGTEVFPNPFTSGDGKPQHADFGHFYGSSHFSAPDASCTPSLSRYRDGLMVSDMDLNLCRQIKDKWAFRMTARYDMYANLLSEYLKPDFKPQIIADPLINKRA, encoded by the exons ATGGAGAGCTCCAACGGCAAGCCGCCgcagggagaggaggaggggaaggcggCGGGGTCGATCGGAGGCTACGAGTCGCTGCACAGGCTCCTCGAGTCCAACCTCTCCCCCGAGCTCTTCAAG GAGGCAAGCCGGTTGCTTTTGGGGCTGAATTGTGCACATCCTCTTGAGCCTATTTCCCTGCCTGGGGCCACCACTGATCTTGCCCAAGCGCATAGTTTTGATGTGCAG CTACTTGTATCACAGGCATTCCGTTTTAACGCTGACAAAGAGCACATGAGGCAACCGCGGATTGTTCGAGTTGGCCTAATTCAGAACTCAATTGCTGTTCCAACAACTTGTCATTTTGCTGATCAAAAGAAGTCTATCATGGAGAAAGTAAAACCCATCATAGATGCAGCTGGTGCTTCTGGTGTCAATATTTTGTGCTTACAG GAAGCCTGGACAATGCCATTTGCCTTCTGCACGCGTGAAAAACGTTGGTGTGAGTTTGCTGAGCCTGTCGATGGAGAATCTACTCAGTTTCTTCAAGAGCTTGCACAGAAATATAACATGGTAATTGTTAGCCCTATCCTTGAAAGGGATATAAACCATGGAGAGACTATATGGAATACCGTTGTTGTAATTGGAAATAATGGCAACATAATTGGCATTCATCGAAAG AATCACATCCCAAGAGTTGGCGACTTCAATGAGAGCACGTACTATATGGAAGGTAACACTGGGCATCCGGTGTTTGAAACAGCTTATGGCAAAATTGCTGTAAACATCTGCTACGGCAGGCATCATCCTCTGAATTGGCTTGCATTTGGCCTCAATGGAGCTGAAATAGTTTTCAACCCATCTGCAACTGTCGGTGAACTTAGTGAACCAATGTGGCCTATTGAG GCAAGGAATGCTGCAATTGCAAATAGCTACTTTGTCGGATCAATTAACCGGGTAGGCACAGAGGTATTCCCGAACCCATTCACTTCTGGTGATGGGAAACCTCAGCACGCGGACTTTGGTCATTTCTATGGATCCAGTCATTTCTCAGCGCCTGATGCTTCCTGCACCCCATCGCTATCGCGCTACCGAGATGGCTTGATGGTATCTGACATGGACCTGAACTTATGCCGCCAGATCAAAGACAAGTGGGCCTTCCGCATGACTGCTCGGTATGACATGTATGCTAACTTGCTTTCAGAGTACTTGAAGCCAGATTTTAAGCCTCAGATCATCGCGGATCCCTTGATAAATAAGAGGGCTTAA
- the LOC123399757 gene encoding beta-ureidopropionase isoform X2, with amino-acid sequence MESSNGKPPQGEEEGKAAGSIGGYESLHRLLESNLSPELFKEASRLLLGLNCAHPLEPISLPGATTDLAQAHSFDVQAFRFNADKEHMRQPRIVRVGLIQNSIAVPTTCHFADQKKSIMEKVKPIIDAAGASGVNILCLQEAWTMPFAFCTREKRWCEFAEPVDGESTQFLQELAQKYNMVIVSPILERDINHGETIWNTVVVIGNNGNIIGIHRKNHIPRVGDFNESTYYMEGNTGHPVFETAYGKIAVNICYGRHHPLNWLAFGLNGAEIVFNPSATVGELSEPMWPIEARNAAIANSYFVGSINRVGTEVFPNPFTSGDGKPQHADFGHFYGSSHFSAPDASCTPSLSRYRDGLMVSDMDLNLCRQIKDKWAFRMTARYDMYANLLSEYLKPDFKPQIIADPLINKRA; translated from the exons ATGGAGAGCTCCAACGGCAAGCCGCCgcagggagaggaggaggggaaggcggCGGGGTCGATCGGAGGCTACGAGTCGCTGCACAGGCTCCTCGAGTCCAACCTCTCCCCCGAGCTCTTCAAG GAGGCAAGCCGGTTGCTTTTGGGGCTGAATTGTGCACATCCTCTTGAGCCTATTTCCCTGCCTGGGGCCACCACTGATCTTGCCCAAGCGCATAGTTTTGATGTGCAG GCATTCCGTTTTAACGCTGACAAAGAGCACATGAGGCAACCGCGGATTGTTCGAGTTGGCCTAATTCAGAACTCAATTGCTGTTCCAACAACTTGTCATTTTGCTGATCAAAAGAAGTCTATCATGGAGAAAGTAAAACCCATCATAGATGCAGCTGGTGCTTCTGGTGTCAATATTTTGTGCTTACAG GAAGCCTGGACAATGCCATTTGCCTTCTGCACGCGTGAAAAACGTTGGTGTGAGTTTGCTGAGCCTGTCGATGGAGAATCTACTCAGTTTCTTCAAGAGCTTGCACAGAAATATAACATGGTAATTGTTAGCCCTATCCTTGAAAGGGATATAAACCATGGAGAGACTATATGGAATACCGTTGTTGTAATTGGAAATAATGGCAACATAATTGGCATTCATCGAAAG AATCACATCCCAAGAGTTGGCGACTTCAATGAGAGCACGTACTATATGGAAGGTAACACTGGGCATCCGGTGTTTGAAACAGCTTATGGCAAAATTGCTGTAAACATCTGCTACGGCAGGCATCATCCTCTGAATTGGCTTGCATTTGGCCTCAATGGAGCTGAAATAGTTTTCAACCCATCTGCAACTGTCGGTGAACTTAGTGAACCAATGTGGCCTATTGAG GCAAGGAATGCTGCAATTGCAAATAGCTACTTTGTCGGATCAATTAACCGGGTAGGCACAGAGGTATTCCCGAACCCATTCACTTCTGGTGATGGGAAACCTCAGCACGCGGACTTTGGTCATTTCTATGGATCCAGTCATTTCTCAGCGCCTGATGCTTCCTGCACCCCATCGCTATCGCGCTACCGAGATGGCTTGATGGTATCTGACATGGACCTGAACTTATGCCGCCAGATCAAAGACAAGTGGGCCTTCCGCATGACTGCTCGGTATGACATGTATGCTAACTTGCTTTCAGAGTACTTGAAGCCAGATTTTAAGCCTCAGATCATCGCGGATCCCTTGATAAATAAGAGGGCTTAA